gtCATTTAAATCTTCCCTTTGTGGAGGAGGTGAGAGGGTGaattcttcccttctgcatAAATCACCCATCTCTGTCCAAAGGAAAAATGGCAGGGCCCACATTAGAACTGACTCTTTTGAGATAATACTCGTTGTTTCTGGTGTGCTGTCCCCCTCCCTGCATGGTGGGGGTGTGGGTCAGAACTGTTGCTGAGTTTGTCTCTCCgatttgtttgatttcttcctCTAGTGTTCTCAAACAGTGTAAAGATGTGGAGCTCTCCTTCAGTGATGTGACGGGCAAGCCTGAAGCCTTCAGAGGCACCAAGAAAGGGATGCTTTATCTCACCCCTTACAGGGTAAGTCTGGTGCAGGGCTGCTTCTTTCTCAAAGGATCTTGTAGACTTTAGACCACAAACCTAACTGATGATAGAAGAAGTGACTTTTGCTATAGGAGGAACCACTGAGAGTAGTAGGTAGGAGAAAGGAAGGTGGAATTGGGATAGTTTGTGCTTGTGTCACAACCCCCATTCCGTACAAAGGCACATGCAGTCCTGGATATCATTGTCTAGAGAATGTATTTCATATAATGTGTCAGTCAATATTACTTTATTTGAAAACTGTCATAGCTTATCcttaaaaagcagctgttgtGGTTTAGACCCAGGCAGTAATCCAGCACCACGCAGGCATTTGCTCacccccttctttcccctcctcgctagggcaggatggggaggagaatcgaaagaatgtaaactccatgggttgagataagaacagtccaataactaaaataaaatatagtgataatagaaagaataccaacaataacaataataataggaaacaacaagagaagaaatgaaagctcagaaaacacaagtgctacacagtacaattgctcCCCACCCGCTGACCAGTACCCAGCGTGACGcaagcagcgatctgcccttctgggtgactccccccagtttctatactgaacatgacgtgctgtggtatggaatacccctttggctagtttgagtcaggtgtcctgtctctgctccctcctgacttcccgtgcccctcctcactggcagagcacgagagactgaaagtccttgatcagggtaagcgccactcagcagcaactaaaacatcgttgtgttaccagcattgacctcagactgaagccaaaacacagcactgcaccagccactaggaagaaaattaactgttagaactgaaaccaggacagcagcaCAATAAAATTCTCTAAATGTGCACATGTGTTTTAAGTGGTTTATGATTTTTCAGCATACAGGCTTCAGGCGAGTGAGCCATGTGCCATCGGATCTGTTTGGGTTCCTGCAATATTAAAGCTGTGAAATAACACAATGCATACTGATAGCAGGAGTTCAATTATCCTCTTTTTGGATGCTACTACAACTAGAACTCCATGACCACCCTTTATACCTAATTCATATAATTCAGAGGCATTCCCTCCTGTCTTGCAGATGATCTTTGTTTCGAAGGGGAAGGATCCTATGCTGTCTTTCATGATGCCATTTTATTTGATGAAAGGATGCTCAATTGAGCAGCCTGTTTTCTCTGCCAATTACATCAAAGGACAGATCCAGGCCGAGGCAGGAGGTATGTGCCTGTGCTTTGTAGACTGACCTCTTCCCAAGTATTGCAAGTCCTTTTCTGTTGAACATCACATAACCGGCTTATGGGCAGAGTAGCTATGGCAGTACACCTGAGATGGCCTCACTGAGGTAACTTGTGTCTTCTGACTTTTAAGACACTGCTTCTGTGTTACTTCCTGCCCCCAAAGCTGGTAACTGACTTTCACAGGATGACTTCTGTTTAATCCTGTAACTTTTGTCTTGCTGTCTATGTCGTGTTTACTCGGTTTCCACATGTGCttgttttctcctgtctttGACCTGGAAGGGTGGGTAAGTGACCGAGTCAGCAGTTATTGGTGTTGATAGACAGGATTAACAacacttttgttttctggagaTCACTAGCCACTTACCAACTTGGGGCTGTTTGCTGCAGCTACGATGCTGCTGTATGTCAGTGATTTAGCTTTGTTCTCAATTTGATGATGAAACTGTGATTTGGTCATGACCAAACATGGGGAATTGCAGAAGATAACCAGGGGTTGAAAACAAGGACTCTGATTCAAATTTCTTCACTCTTCAGTCCTGGAATTAGTTTATGTGCATTCTGATGGCATCTAGAGAGCTTAtacttttgctttctgcctctAACAATGTTTTAAAGTGACTGGATCCTCTGTGGATTGTGGGTCAGCCCACTTTCTCAGGCTGAAATCGTACTAAGACAGTGGTTTTAAAGAGGTGACTATCTAAGGGGCTAACTTTGTTCATGGTGGATTGTTTTGTTGCATTTCTATACTTTATTACTACCTCCGTTGTTAGGCAAAGAAGATAAATCTTATTCTatgaaatcttttatttaaatgaaatcttttttcttaaaaacaccaaaaacccaaagcaccccccaaaagaaacaccaaaaaagCCCCTGCAAAACAAAGCACCTTTAATTATCTTGCAGTATCATCtcctacttcatttttttccaaaaaatcGATATTTTACTGAAGTGTTTATAATATGTCTGAGCTTCCACATGTCAAATAGATTTTAAGTGTTGCATTTGATTTAAATCCTAGCTTGAGTTGCAGATCCTGATCTGTAGTCCACTGAGGTCAGCAATAAGACTTCATCTGAGGGCTTTCGATTAAAATCCTCAGTGAatgaagtgttttttctttacactGTGTTCATTATTAGGTTCTATTAAACCTTTCAGGAAAGAACAAGACAGCCTACTATCTAGAGTAGGCTGCTTCTACGTAACTATAGTGGGAATTGTCTtctaaaaagtaaagaaataaattcctGATCTTCTGGAGATGCTATTTTTGGGGTCATCTGCTAGCAATGCCATGtctctttccaaaataattGGAGTTTTAGCTGGTTTGCTGTCTTGACTGCTACTGAGGAGATCAGTTGTTTCAATTCTGATTTTCTAATTCTCTCTCCCCTAGGTggctgggaagggcaggggaCATTTAAACTGACTTTCAACAGTGGAGGAGCCATTGAGTTTGGACAGCTGATGTTCAAAGCTGCCTCTAATGGTAAGGAAtcttcagagctgcagttctCCCATGGTTGGCTGAGCTAGTTAGAGAATAGTGCTTTTTTTTGAACTTCATGGGAAGAAGGGTACCCTGTGCAcacttccactttttttttttttatgtatttttttaacctttccgggggaatttttgttttcccttcataGAATCGtatcatagagtggtttgggttggaagggaccttaaagctcatctaattccaaaccccctgccatgggcagggatactttccactagacaaggtttctcaaagccccatccagccccatacttccagggatggggcagccacaacttccagtcctttttctttatttcatcttaGTGCCTTTTGCAGTCAGAATATTGTTGGGTTTGAGCTCCTGAGGTGGACCACCTTTTTCTGCAGAACCTTATTCCTCTTgcaataaaattgaaatatgtAATGGTGAAAAATTGATTCACTTACCCTCATCTCAGTTCTATAATACTGGAGTAAGatgggagagaggggaaaaatacatcttaaaaaataacttctacTTAAAACTTTCAAATGGGGGAAGAATTTCTGAtaagaaagttttatttttagggaaatgtgcatttaaaaaggtaagatttttttcccccgataagaaagtttgaaaaagaagcaaaagcatcCTACTTGCTTTAGAGTGGTCTTTCCTCCAGCAGTGGGAGCTCTGTGATTGGACTAGGGCCTGATAGCTAGTATTTTTGCAGTGGGCTTCCTTTAGTACCCTGTGAACTTGCAGCGAGGAGACTGATGCTTCTCAAGCACAGCACCACGCCAGGACTGTGTAGGGAATTTAGATGAAGGGAAGCAATGCTGCATGAAGAgaactattttccttttagtcTATGCACTTTGTTGTAACAAAAGGATGTCTGGCTTACTAAACATGTGCTCCTTAGCTTCCAGCGGCGTTCCTCTCCAGAACCCTGGCTATGGCTATGCACCTTTTCCCGGAGGATATGCACCCACCCCACCTGCTCCCGGGGGCTATGCAGCTCCTCCACCACCCAACGGACCATATCCTTATGCACCACCTCCTATGAATGCCTATGGACCTGCTCCACAGCCCATGGGATATCCATATGCCCAGGCTCCAGGTCTGGAAGTTGTGTGATGATGACCGGCAGGGTGTGTTTGGTGTTAGCTGTAAAGAAATCATGGTGGTATGGTGGGGGTTACTGTAGTTTTGTCTTCATCAAGTGTCCTCATCCTTGCAAAAGTCTGTCATGAACTCTTGATCACACCTGTGTGTCTCTGTATTTGCAGCTGGGTGGGAGGTGAAAATGTTGTTTGTAAATGGTGCTGCTGCGTGGCAGAGAATTGTTGCCTGCTGGCATGTCAAATCCCTGCTGTCTGCACCCCTGCCAAACGTCCAGAGCCAGCATGCTGCTGAGCCTGTGAGCTCTC
The window above is part of the Strigops habroptila isolate Jane chromosome 3, bStrHab1.2.pri, whole genome shotgun sequence genome. Proteins encoded here:
- the WBP2NL gene encoding postacrosomal sheath WW domain-binding protein gives rise to the protein MALNRHHSQQGGVVIPNAESVLKQCKDVELSFSDVTGKPEAFRGTKKGMLYLTPYRMIFVSKGKDPMLSFMMPFYLMKGCSIEQPVFSANYIKGQIQAEAGGGWEGQGTFKLTFNSGGAIEFGQLMFKAASNASSGVPLQNPGYGYAPFPGGYAPTPPAPGGYAAPPPPNGPYPYAPPPMNAYGPAPQPMGYPYAQAPGIYPPLPNMSPMFVPPPLPPYSGPSPAGPSAPAAPVGPGMPGDSRAMEATSSAYYNSANPHNVYMPVDQPPPYAPPEDKKNN